In Catellicoccus marimammalium M35/04/3, the following proteins share a genomic window:
- a CDS encoding uracil-DNA glycosylase gives MDWSTFIQEEMKQPYFQLLAQYLTEEYRCYSVFPPKEKIFQAFAYTPYDEVKVVLLGQDPYHGEGQAQGLSFSIQKGRKLPPSLQNIYKELYEDLAIEPVSHGELVSWAKQGVLLLNTVLTVRKGEANSHQQKGWETFTDHVLEALNQSEKPIVFLLFGRQALNKRALIDEEKHYVIATPHPSPLSAYRGFFGSHPFSKANQKLADSKRVPIQWQLPEY, from the coding sequence ATGGATTGGTCAACATTTATTCAAGAAGAGATGAAACAACCGTATTTTCAATTGTTAGCACAATATTTAACAGAAGAATATCGTTGTTACTCCGTATTTCCACCAAAAGAAAAAATTTTTCAAGCCTTTGCTTATACTCCTTACGATGAAGTAAAAGTCGTTTTATTAGGACAAGATCCCTATCACGGAGAAGGACAAGCACAAGGACTAAGTTTTTCGATTCAAAAGGGACGAAAACTTCCTCCTTCTTTACAAAATATTTATAAGGAATTATATGAAGATTTAGCGATTGAACCGGTTTCTCATGGAGAATTAGTTTCTTGGGCTAAACAAGGAGTTTTATTATTAAATACAGTATTAACTGTACGTAAAGGAGAAGCAAATTCGCACCAACAAAAAGGATGGGAAACTTTTACTGATCATGTATTGGAAGCTTTGAATCAATCCGAAAAGCCAATTGTTTTTCTTTTATTTGGTCGGCAAGCGTTAAATAAAAGAGCTTTGATTGATGAAGAAAAACATTATGTGATTGCTACACCACATCCCAGTCCACTTTCTGCCTACCGTGGTTTTTTTGGTTCACATCCATTTTCCAAGGCAAATCAAAAATTAGCGGATAGTAAACGTGTCCCTATTCAGTGGCAATTACCAGAATATTAA
- a CDS encoding GNAT family N-acetyltransferase has translation MIRTATKKDIPAYAYLLMTIFKDMELPLLQTWGEASVFQYLCQACTKEGYRYFYQRVRLLEEEKKIIGVAVGYPATEEKDIDQGWAQVLEEEKIPFEPLFWESECEGKDWYIDSVSVDTAWRGKGIGTRLLEDQIEVAREKGYATVALNVDFQNPRARKLYESIGFICHKEKEISNHPYAYMHFYTED, from the coding sequence ATGATTCGAACAGCAACAAAAAAGGATATTCCAGCCTATGCTTATCTTTTAATGACAATTTTTAAAGATATGGAACTCCCTTTATTACAGACATGGGGAGAGGCATCAGTCTTCCAATATTTATGTCAAGCTTGTACCAAAGAGGGATATCGCTATTTTTATCAACGAGTTCGTCTTTTGGAAGAAGAAAAGAAAATTATTGGTGTAGCAGTGGGTTATCCAGCAACAGAAGAAAAAGACATTGACCAAGGATGGGCGCAAGTATTGGAGGAAGAAAAGATTCCATTTGAGCCTCTATTTTGGGAGTCTGAATGTGAAGGAAAAGATTGGTATATCGATAGCGTGTCGGTCGACACAGCTTGGCGTGGAAAAGGAATCGGTACAAGATTGCTTGAAGATCAAATCGAAGTAGCAAGAGAAAAAGGCTACGCAACCGTAGCTTTAAATGTTGATTTTCAAAATCCGCGAGCACGTAAATTATATGAGTCCATTGGCTTTATTTGCCATAAGGAAAAAGAGATTTCAAATCATCCTTACGCTTATATGCATTTTTATACGGAGGACTAA
- the pta gene encoding phosphate acetyltransferase, protein MDFFEQLKMKLKDQNVRLVFPEATDERIIKACARLQAEHLIQPVLLGDKEEIEPIAYRCGVLIDEIEFINPKTYPRLEEMIDTLFTRRNGKITKEEARELVQDVNYFGTMLTYMGIVDGMVSGAIHSTGDTVRPALQIIKTKPGVKRTSGAFLLLRGRGDQERYLFSDCAINVDPDAPLLAEIAMETAKTAESLGIPPRVAMLSYSTNGSGSGPAVDKVKEALEIIKEKNQDPNAIFEGEIQFDAAYDKTVADLKYPDSKIAGKCTVFVFPELQSGNIGYKIAQRLGGFDAIGPILQGLNKPISDLSRGACTNDVYKVSLITAMQALMDKDEANDSEIKNR, encoded by the coding sequence ATGGACTTTTTTGAACAATTAAAAATGAAATTAAAAGATCAAAATGTACGCTTAGTTTTTCCCGAAGCAACAGATGAACGAATTATTAAAGCTTGTGCACGTCTACAAGCAGAACACTTAATTCAACCAGTATTATTAGGGGATAAAGAAGAAATTGAACCGATTGCTTATCGTTGTGGTGTGTTAATTGATGAAATTGAATTTATCAATCCAAAAACTTATCCTCGTTTAGAAGAAATGATTGATACTTTATTTACTCGTCGTAATGGTAAAATTACTAAAGAAGAAGCAAGAGAATTAGTTCAAGATGTAAACTACTTTGGTACAATGTTAACTTACATGGGCATTGTAGATGGTATGGTCAGTGGAGCGATACACTCAACAGGAGATACCGTTCGTCCCGCCTTACAAATTATTAAAACTAAACCAGGAGTAAAACGAACCAGTGGAGCTTTTCTACTTTTACGTGGACGTGGGGACCAAGAACGCTATCTATTTTCTGATTGTGCGATTAATGTGGATCCAGATGCTCCTTTATTGGCAGAAATTGCAATGGAAACAGCTAAAACAGCAGAATCATTAGGAATTCCTCCTCGTGTGGCTATGTTAAGTTATTCCACAAATGGTTCAGGTTCAGGACCTGCTGTTGATAAAGTGAAAGAAGCTTTGGAAATTATTAAAGAAAAAAATCAAGATCCAAATGCCATTTTTGAAGGAGAAATTCAATTTGACGCCGCTTATGATAAGACGGTTGCAGATTTAAAATATCCAGATTCTAAAATTGCTGGGAAATGTACAGTCTTTGTCTTCCCAGAATTACAATCAGGAAACATTGGTTATAAAATTGCTCAACGTCTAGGTGGTTTTGATGCGATTGGACCTATTTTACAAGGCTTAAACAAACCAATTTCTGATTTATCACGTGGTGCTTGCACGAATGACGTATATAAAGTAAGCTTAATTACAGCAATGCAAGCATTAATGGATAAGGATGAAGCAAATGACAGTGAAATTAAGAACCGTTGA
- a CDS encoding chloride channel protein has translation MERTFASIWNIFLYMLQWTIICSIISVIVGCLVAFFLITLEKCIGIRNEHTWIVLFLPVVGGIFSYLYNYHGKGAGGGNNLVIRAASGSDEYVPLRLVPLTMFGTIFTHLTGGSVGREGTATQMGGTIAYHISRLFKITEVEKEWIIMCGISAGFSAVFGTPLAGTLFALEVLVIGRMRVEALFPVFLSGFLANIVAESFPVHHAHYVMGPVPELSFMLIVKLIICCIFFGFLGFCFEKGVQLVKGFYTKLLKNPVLVNIVGGMVVVTLAIILHTGRYLSLSLPMLSEAFTGQAHPLDFLGKLVFTVLSLGSGFQGGEVTPLFGIGATAGSFLNQWMDLPIGFMAAIGFVGVFAAATNTPITCFVMGIELFGAQGATYLLFVTILSYMLSGHNGIYTSQKLIRPKYWIGQSILPLKQKKNCHVEEKIK, from the coding sequence ATTGAACGTACCTTTGCTAGCATTTGGAATATTTTCTTATATATGCTGCAATGGACAATTATCTGTAGTATTATTAGTGTCATCGTTGGTTGTCTTGTAGCCTTTTTCCTTATTACTTTGGAAAAATGTATCGGTATTCGAAATGAGCATACATGGATTGTTTTATTTTTACCGGTTGTCGGAGGAATTTTTTCTTACTTATATAATTATCATGGAAAAGGTGCAGGCGGTGGAAATAACTTAGTCATTCGTGCAGCTTCTGGATCTGATGAATATGTACCTTTGCGTTTGGTACCTTTAACAATGTTCGGAACAATTTTTACTCATTTAACTGGGGGTTCTGTAGGTCGTGAAGGAACAGCTACGCAAATGGGTGGAACCATTGCTTACCATATCAGTCGTCTTTTTAAAATTACAGAAGTGGAAAAAGAATGGATTATTATGTGTGGGATCAGTGCTGGCTTTTCTGCCGTTTTTGGTACTCCTTTAGCAGGAACATTATTTGCTTTAGAAGTCCTTGTTATTGGTCGCATGCGTGTAGAAGCTTTATTCCCTGTCTTTTTAAGTGGATTTTTAGCAAATATTGTTGCAGAATCCTTCCCTGTGCACCACGCTCATTATGTGATGGGACCTGTGCCAGAATTATCTTTTATGTTAATTGTTAAATTAATTATTTGTTGTATTTTCTTTGGCTTTTTAGGTTTTTGCTTTGAAAAAGGCGTTCAATTAGTCAAAGGATTTTATACCAAACTATTAAAAAATCCTGTGTTAGTGAATATTGTTGGGGGTATGGTCGTAGTCACTTTAGCGATTATCCTACATACAGGACGTTACTTAAGTTTAAGCTTACCTATGCTATCTGAAGCTTTTACCGGACAAGCTCATCCTTTAGACTTTTTAGGTAAATTAGTCTTTACTGTTTTAAGTTTAGGAAGTGGATTCCAAGGGGGAGAAGTGACTCCTTTATTTGGGATTGGTGCTACTGCAGGAAGTTTCTTAAATCAATGGATGGATTTACCGATTGGCTTTATGGCAGCTATTGGTTTTGTTGGCGTGTTTGCGGCCGCAACGAATACTCCTATTACTTGTTTTGTTATGGGAATTGAATTATTCGGTGCGCAAGGAGCAACTTACTTATTATTCGTTACTATTTTAAGTTATATGCTTTCTGGTCATAATGGAATCTATACTTCTCAAAAATTAATTCGTCCTAAATATTGGATTGGCCAATCGATTTTGCCTTTAAAACAAAAGAAAAATTGCCATGTCGAAGAGAAAATAAAATAA
- a CDS encoding exodeoxyribonuclease III — MKFISWNVNGLRAAVKKGFLDVFNQLDADFFCLQETKLQEGQIDLPLEGYTQYWNYAEKKGYSGTAIFAKQPALSVQYGLGIEELDHEGRLITLEYPEFYLVTCYTPNAQSELKRIDFRLQWEAAFREYLHQLDEKKPVIICGDLNVAHQNIDLKNWRPNRGKAGFSDEERNAFTELLNTGFTDTFRYLYPETTGVYSWWSYRFHARENNAGWRIDYFLVSNRLQKDIQEACIYTDILGSDHCPVGLTLDHID, encoded by the coding sequence ATGAAATTTATTTCTTGGAATGTAAATGGATTACGTGCCGCAGTGAAAAAAGGATTTTTGGATGTTTTTAACCAATTAGATGCTGACTTCTTTTGTTTACAAGAAACAAAATTACAAGAAGGACAGATTGACCTTCCTTTAGAAGGATACACACAATATTGGAATTATGCAGAGAAAAAAGGTTATTCAGGTACAGCGATTTTTGCTAAACAACCTGCTCTATCAGTTCAATATGGCTTAGGAATTGAAGAATTAGATCATGAAGGTCGTTTAATCACTTTAGAATATCCAGAATTTTATTTAGTCACTTGCTACACACCAAATGCACAAAGCGAATTAAAACGAATTGATTTTCGTTTACAGTGGGAAGCTGCCTTTCGTGAATATTTACATCAATTGGATGAAAAAAAACCCGTCATTATTTGTGGTGATTTAAACGTAGCACACCAAAATATCGACTTAAAAAATTGGCGTCCTAACCGAGGAAAAGCTGGGTTTAGTGATGAAGAACGAAATGCGTTCACTGAATTATTAAACACTGGATTTACCGATACTTTCCGTTACTTATATCCAGAAACTACTGGCGTTTATTCTTGGTGGAGTTATCGTTTCCATGCTAGAGAAAATAATGCTGGTTGGCGAATTGATTATTTCTTGGTTTCTAATCGTTTACAAAAAGATATTCAAGAGGCATGTATTTATACCGATATTTTAGGAAGCGACCATTGTCCAGTAGGTTTAACCTTAGACCATATCGACTAG
- the tsaE gene encoding tRNA (adenosine(37)-N6)-threonylcarbamoyltransferase complex ATPase subunit type 1 TsaE, producing the protein MTVKLRTVEETEKIGEIIGEQALPGQVIVLTGDLGAGKTTLTKGIGKGLGIHTMIKSPTYTLIREYEEGRIPLYHMDVYRLEDAFDLGLDEYLLGDGLCIIEWGEQIVDLLPDSYLQLELRRGQGEDRELAVNIKGTETPELKAMKEKIEACR; encoded by the coding sequence ATGACAGTGAAATTAAGAACCGTTGAGGAAACAGAAAAAATTGGAGAAATTATTGGTGAACAAGCACTTCCTGGACAAGTCATTGTTTTGACAGGAGATTTAGGTGCCGGAAAGACCACCCTAACGAAAGGAATTGGAAAAGGATTAGGCATTCACACCATGATTAAAAGTCCTACCTATACACTGATTCGTGAATACGAAGAAGGGAGAATCCCTCTTTATCATATGGATGTTTATCGTCTAGAAGATGCGTTTGATCTAGGATTGGATGAATATCTTTTAGGAGATGGCCTATGTATTATCGAGTGGGGAGAACAAATTGTAGATTTGTTACCTGATTCTTATTTGCAATTGGAGCTACGTCGAGGTCAAGGAGAAGACCGAGAATTGGCAGTGAATATTAAAGGGACAGAAACTCCAGAACTAAAAGCAATGAAAGAAAAAATTGAAGCGTGTCGATAG